From one Marinobacter sp. LV10MA510-1 genomic stretch:
- a CDS encoding fumarate hydratase, which translates to MTTLIRQEDLIESVADALQFISYYHPKDFIQAVYEAYKKEESQAAKDAMAQILINSRMCAEGHRPICQDTGIVTVFVNVGMNVKWDFETSLDDAINEGVRRAYTHPDNMLRASILADPDGKRENTKDNTPAIIHYKIVPGNTVDIHVAAKGGGSEAKSKFAMLNPSDSVVDWVLKMIPQMGAGWCPPGMLGIGIGGTAEKAMAMAKEALLEPIDIQELKARGASNRAEELRLELFEKVNELGIGAQGLGGLTTVLDVKVKDFPTHAANKPVAIIPNCAATRHAHFVLDGNGPSLQTPPSLDDWPEITWEVGENVRRVNLNTVTPEDVKDWQPGETVLLSGKMLTGRDAAHKKMVDMINNGEELPVDMKGRFIYYVGPVDPVREEVVGPAGPTTATRMDKFTHTMLEKTGLTGMIGKAERGQAGIDAIREFGAVYLMAVGGAAYLVSKAIKHAEVVAFPELGMEAIYEFDVEDMPVTVAVDSRGSSVHQTGPAEWHKKIIAAKAVEI; encoded by the coding sequence ATGACCACCCTGATCCGCCAGGAAGACCTGATTGAAAGCGTAGCCGACGCGCTGCAGTTTATTTCCTACTATCACCCGAAGGATTTTATTCAGGCGGTGTACGAGGCCTATAAGAAAGAAGAATCTCAGGCGGCTAAAGACGCTATGGCGCAGATTCTGATTAACTCGCGGATGTGCGCCGAAGGCCACCGCCCGATCTGCCAGGATACCGGTATTGTGACGGTGTTTGTGAATGTCGGCATGAACGTGAAGTGGGATTTTGAAACCTCGCTGGACGATGCCATCAACGAAGGCGTACGTCGCGCCTATACCCATCCGGACAACATGCTGCGTGCGTCGATATTGGCCGACCCGGACGGCAAGCGCGAGAACACAAAAGACAACACGCCCGCCATCATTCATTACAAAATTGTGCCGGGCAACACCGTAGATATTCACGTGGCGGCCAAGGGCGGTGGTTCTGAAGCCAAGTCCAAGTTTGCCATGCTGAACCCGTCGGATTCGGTGGTGGACTGGGTACTGAAGATGATCCCGCAAATGGGCGCAGGTTGGTGCCCGCCTGGCATGCTGGGTATTGGTATTGGCGGTACCGCTGAAAAAGCCATGGCGATGGCCAAAGAAGCGCTGTTGGAACCTATTGATATTCAAGAACTGAAAGCCCGCGGTGCATCAAACCGCGCTGAAGAGCTTCGCTTGGAGCTGTTCGAAAAAGTGAACGAGCTGGGCATTGGCGCCCAGGGCCTGGGCGGCCTGACCACGGTGCTGGATGTGAAAGTAAAAGATTTCCCCACCCACGCGGCCAACAAGCCGGTGGCGATTATTCCTAACTGCGCAGCCACCCGCCATGCGCACTTTGTGCTGGACGGCAATGGCCCGTCACTGCAAACCCCGCCGAGCCTGGATGACTGGCCGGAAATTACCTGGGAAGTGGGTGAGAACGTGCGCCGGGTGAACCTGAACACAGTGACTCCGGAAGACGTTAAAGACTGGCAGCCAGGTGAAACCGTTCTGCTGTCGGGCAAGATGCTCACCGGCCGTGACGCCGCCCACAAAAAAATGGTGGACATGATCAACAACGGTGAAGAGCTGCCGGTGGATATGAAAGGGCGCTTTATTTACTACGTTGGCCCGGTGGACCCGGTGCGCGAAGAAGTAGTTGGCCCCGCAGGCCCCACCACAGCGACTCGCATGGATAAGTTCACCCACACCATGCTGGAAAAAACCGGCCTGACCGGCATGATAGGTAAAGCCGAGCGTGGTCAGGCGGGAATTGATGCCATTCGCGAATTTGGTGCGGTGTATCTGATGGCGGTAGGCGGTGCGGCCTACCTGGTGTCAAAAGCCATCAAACACGCCGAAGTGGTGGCCTTCCCGGAACTGGGTATGGAAGCCATTTACGAATTCGACGTGGAAGACATGCCGGTGACGGTTGCGGTGGATTCCCGCGGATCTTCTGTACACCAAACAGGGCCGGCTGAGTGGCACAAGAAGATCATCGCCGCCAAGGCTGTCGAAATCTAA
- the dapE gene encoding succinyl-diaminopimelate desuccinylase — protein MTALPNKALSPTIELAMNLIRRRSVTPDDAGCQPLMMSRLAPLGFAEENLRFGTTDNLWARKGLEGPVLAFAGHTDVVPTGPEKNWATPPFEAVIKDGMLHGRGAADMKGSLAAFVTACERFVGKHPNHRGSIALLITSDEEGPAGDGTVKVIKTLEARNEKIDWCLIGEPSSTVEVGDVIKNGRRGSLHGYLTVHGVQGHVAYPHLAENPIHKVAPALHDLAQEFWDNGNDHFPPTTFQITKVEAGTGSNIIPGECLVHFNFRYCTENTAESLAERVVAVLRRHSLNYDLQWHLSGRPFLTDRGALVSASKTAIERVCGRETELSTSGGTSDGRFIAPTGAQVVELGPINATIHKVNECVSADDLDTLSQIYEEILVELLA, from the coding sequence ATGACTGCTTTACCAAATAAGGCCCTGTCACCGACCATCGAGCTGGCGATGAATCTAATTCGCCGGCGGTCGGTGACGCCCGACGACGCCGGCTGCCAGCCACTGATGATGTCGCGCCTTGCGCCTCTGGGCTTTGCTGAAGAAAACCTGCGCTTTGGCACCACAGACAATCTGTGGGCTCGAAAGGGTTTGGAAGGGCCGGTTCTGGCCTTCGCCGGGCACACCGACGTCGTACCCACGGGCCCGGAGAAAAACTGGGCAACCCCCCCGTTTGAGGCGGTTATAAAAGACGGCATGCTGCACGGCCGCGGCGCCGCTGATATGAAAGGCAGCCTTGCGGCTTTTGTTACCGCCTGCGAGCGCTTTGTGGGCAAGCACCCGAACCACCGCGGTTCCATTGCGTTGCTGATTACCAGCGACGAAGAAGGCCCCGCCGGCGATGGCACAGTAAAAGTGATTAAAACGCTGGAAGCCCGCAACGAGAAGATCGACTGGTGCCTGATCGGCGAGCCGTCCAGCACGGTTGAGGTGGGTGATGTGATCAAAAATGGCCGCCGCGGCTCACTGCACGGCTACCTGACGGTTCACGGCGTGCAAGGCCACGTGGCTTATCCGCACCTGGCCGAAAACCCGATACATAAAGTAGCACCGGCGCTGCACGATCTGGCGCAGGAATTCTGGGACAACGGCAACGATCATTTCCCGCCTACCACCTTCCAGATTACCAAGGTGGAGGCCGGCACCGGCAGTAATATCATTCCCGGCGAATGCCTGGTGCACTTCAATTTTCGCTACTGCACCGAAAACACCGCCGAAAGTCTGGCCGAGCGGGTAGTGGCGGTATTGCGGCGACACTCGCTGAATTACGACCTGCAGTGGCATTTGAGTGGCCGACCGTTCCTGACCGACAGAGGCGCGCTGGTGTCGGCGTCAAAAACGGCCATTGAAAGGGTCTGCGGCCGTGAAACCGAACTGTCTACATCTGGGGGCACGTCCGACGGTCGCTTTATCGCGCCTACGGGTGCTCAGGTAGTGGAACTGGGGCCCATAAACGCTACCATTCATAAAGTGAATGAATGCGTCAGCGCAGACGACCTGGACACCTTATCGCAGATTTACGAAGAAATTCTGGTGGAGCTTTTGGCCTGA
- a CDS encoding DUF1853 family protein encodes MDANLVSHLINTYRTPAIRHLAWLCQTPQLMSSPITFAPAQYLPSDYTDILKAWDQETETAPPMLLEPPQRRLGFYFERLYQVLLEDLLGWPVLLKNQQIQSRGRTIGELDFVVHNHADDRIEHHEIAIKFYLGVSELTGSTLWYGPNAHDRLDIKTTSLLEQQSRRTQLPETLALLTESHITGPLTPRIFMPGYLFYPDDQPVVTPDYVPADHLRGRWMYAHDARALNTSHWVVLNKPHWIGNWFQSEQPDIEHVLEALERVESKVIPQLFAIMRPDHQTGNWLEADRVFVVPETWP; translated from the coding sequence ATGGATGCAAACCTCGTCTCTCATTTAATCAACACTTACCGAACGCCGGCAATCAGGCATCTCGCATGGCTATGCCAAACCCCACAACTGATGAGTTCACCAATCACCTTTGCACCGGCACAGTATCTGCCCTCGGACTATACCGATATTCTTAAAGCCTGGGATCAGGAAACAGAAACTGCACCACCCATGCTGCTTGAACCACCACAGCGCAGATTAGGCTTCTATTTCGAGCGGCTGTATCAGGTTTTGCTGGAAGACTTGCTCGGCTGGCCCGTCCTGCTAAAAAACCAGCAGATCCAGTCACGCGGGCGCACCATTGGCGAACTGGATTTCGTGGTGCACAACCACGCAGACGACCGCATTGAGCACCACGAGATCGCTATCAAGTTTTATCTCGGCGTTTCAGAACTCACCGGCTCAACGCTCTGGTACGGCCCCAATGCTCATGACCGGCTGGACATAAAAACAACCAGCCTGCTGGAACAACAGAGCCGCCGCACACAGCTACCGGAAACTCTTGCCCTGCTCACAGAATCTCATATAACAGGCCCACTGACTCCGCGAATATTTATGCCGGGGTATCTTTTCTACCCAGACGACCAGCCCGTGGTAACGCCGGATTATGTTCCAGCCGACCATTTGCGCGGGCGCTGGATGTACGCCCATGACGCAAGAGCCCTGAACACATCACATTGGGTTGTACTCAACAAACCTCACTGGATTGGCAACTGGTTTCAAAGCGAACAGCCGGATATCGAACATGTTCTGGAAGCGCTGGAACGTGTGGAAAGCAAAGTGATTCCGCAGCTGTTCGCCATAATGCGGCCAGATCACCAAACGGGAAACTGGCTGGAAGCAGACCGGGTGTTTGTTGTGCCGGAAACCTGGCCGTGA
- a CDS encoding tRNA-queuosine alpha-mannosyltransferase domain-containing protein, giving the protein MPKTPALRKPRILLLSAYDAGSHRRWREQLVLSQPEFEWHVLALSPRFFRWRIRGNALTWLNEPLLKERWDLLLVTSMVDLASVRGFHPNLAHTPALLYMHENQFAYPASDGQHNSIDPQMVNLYSAIAAEAILFNSDWNRRSFLEGIQQLFRRLPDGVPNGTLELIAVKSRVLPVPIDDHVFLNEAERQNPEAGERLWRNGLELGPGESPLRIVWAARWEYDKGPDRLLAILQELERRAVNFQVCVLGESFRKVPEAMTTIQQQFAHRLVQFGYASSRIGYYEWLGSADVILSTALHEFQGLAVLEAVAAGCVPIVPAREAYPELFAAEYSYPDCGDDIPAEAAHAAALIEKQAMDGRGERLRGERLTVPDVQRFSLCTLKPIYKALLSEVIF; this is encoded by the coding sequence ATGCCCAAAACGCCTGCCCTTCGAAAACCCAGAATACTCCTGCTCTCGGCCTATGACGCAGGCAGCCATCGTCGCTGGAGAGAGCAGTTGGTGCTCAGCCAGCCGGAATTTGAATGGCATGTGCTTGCCCTGTCGCCGAGATTTTTCCGCTGGCGGATTCGAGGTAACGCGCTGACCTGGCTGAACGAACCGCTGTTGAAGGAGCGTTGGGACCTGCTGCTAGTAACTTCCATGGTCGACCTGGCGTCCGTCCGGGGTTTTCATCCGAACCTGGCCCATACGCCGGCGCTTCTGTACATGCATGAAAACCAGTTTGCCTATCCGGCATCCGATGGGCAGCACAACAGCATTGACCCCCAAATGGTGAACCTATACAGCGCTATTGCGGCCGAGGCTATTCTGTTCAACAGCGACTGGAATCGGCGAAGCTTTCTTGAGGGTATTCAACAACTCTTCCGGCGATTGCCCGATGGTGTCCCGAATGGAACCCTCGAACTCATTGCCGTGAAATCCCGGGTTCTGCCGGTCCCCATCGATGACCATGTGTTCCTCAACGAAGCGGAGCGCCAGAACCCTGAGGCGGGCGAGCGTTTATGGCGCAATGGCCTTGAGCTCGGGCCTGGTGAATCACCTCTAAGGATTGTGTGGGCGGCGCGCTGGGAATACGACAAGGGCCCTGACCGACTGCTTGCGATTCTGCAGGAACTTGAGCGCAGAGCGGTGAATTTTCAGGTGTGTGTCCTTGGTGAAAGTTTCCGCAAAGTCCCCGAAGCCATGACGACTATCCAACAACAGTTTGCCCATCGGCTTGTGCAGTTTGGATATGCCTCGAGTCGCATCGGTTATTACGAGTGGCTGGGGAGTGCAGACGTGATTCTTTCAACTGCGTTACATGAGTTTCAGGGGTTGGCGGTGCTTGAGGCTGTGGCGGCTGGTTGTGTGCCCATTGTGCCGGCAAGGGAAGCTTATCCGGAGTTGTTTGCAGCGGAATACTCGTATCCGGACTGTGGCGACGACATTCCGGCCGAGGCGGCTCATGCAGCGGCGTTGATTGAAAAGCAGGCTATGGATGGCCGTGGTGAGCGATTACGTGGTGAGCGATTAACAGTGCCAGATGTGCAGCGCTTCAGCCTCTGCACATTGAAGCCGATATATAAGGCGTTACTGTCAGAGGTTATCTTTTGA
- a CDS encoding VOC family protein, translated as MQYLHTMIRVSNLDDTLHFFCDLLGMKEVSRKDSEKGRFTLVFLAARDDEDRVKADRAPSLELTYNWDPEEYSGGRNFGHLAYRVDDIYQLCEHLQAGGVTINRPPRDGYMAFVRSPDGISIELLQKGEALAPREPWASMENSGSW; from the coding sequence ATGCAATACCTTCACACGATGATCCGGGTGAGCAATCTGGATGACACCCTGCATTTTTTCTGTGACTTGCTGGGAATGAAAGAGGTCAGTCGAAAAGACAGCGAAAAAGGCCGTTTCACCCTGGTATTTCTTGCCGCGCGAGACGACGAAGATCGAGTGAAAGCCGATCGCGCACCGTCGTTGGAGCTGACCTATAATTGGGACCCGGAAGAGTACAGCGGCGGCCGAAACTTCGGTCATCTGGCCTATCGGGTCGACGACATTTATCAGTTGTGCGAGCACCTGCAAGCAGGTGGCGTCACCATTAATCGCCCGCCCCGTGACGGCTATATGGCGTTCGTGCGCTCGCCCGACGGTATTTCTATTGAGCTGCTGCAGAAGGGTGAGGCGCTTGCACCTCGTGAGCCTTGGGCCAGTATGGAAAACAGCGGCAGCTGGTAA
- the dapD gene encoding 2,3,4,5-tetrahydropyridine-2,6-dicarboxylate N-succinyltransferase — MSFAFGIGIGTQNNQGEWLEVFYQQPLMIPDKTLLDVVRSALDFQGGNQAISANAEQLSQLASGLRQIGQTDQAALAEKAARSERPVVVTLLETDDAASSTPEVYLKLQLISHRLTKPHSLKLDGIFGLLPNLAWTNEGAIDLAELPERQLQARLEGRTLEVKSVDKFPQMTDYVVPQGVRIADTARVRLGAYVGEGTTVMHEGFINFNAGTEGTSMIEGRISAGVMVGKGSDLGGGCSTMGTLSGGGNIIISVGENCLIGANAGIGIPLGDRCTIEAGLYLTSGTKVALLDDAGKLVEVIKARDLANKSDLLFRRNSENGAVECKTNKSAIELNHELHANN; from the coding sequence ATGAGCTTTGCATTCGGTATTGGTATTGGCACACAGAACAATCAGGGCGAATGGCTGGAAGTTTTTTATCAACAGCCTTTGATGATCCCCGATAAAACGCTGCTAGACGTGGTTCGCAGCGCTCTGGACTTTCAAGGCGGCAATCAGGCCATCAGCGCCAACGCCGAGCAACTTAGCCAGCTGGCAAGCGGCCTGCGTCAAATCGGCCAGACCGATCAGGCCGCGCTAGCCGAAAAAGCCGCCCGCAGCGAACGCCCGGTTGTCGTCACCTTACTGGAAACCGACGATGCCGCCAGCAGCACGCCCGAGGTTTACCTTAAGCTGCAGCTGATATCCCACCGCCTGACAAAGCCCCACAGCCTGAAACTAGACGGCATATTTGGCCTGCTGCCAAATCTGGCCTGGACCAACGAAGGCGCCATTGACCTGGCCGAGCTTCCTGAGCGCCAGCTGCAAGCGCGCCTTGAAGGCCGCACTCTGGAAGTGAAATCGGTAGACAAATTCCCGCAGATGACCGACTACGTGGTGCCTCAGGGCGTGCGCATTGCCGATACTGCACGGGTTCGCCTGGGCGCCTATGTAGGCGAAGGCACCACAGTGATGCACGAAGGCTTTATCAACTTCAACGCCGGCACTGAAGGCACCAGCATGATCGAGGGCCGTATTTCAGCCGGCGTGATGGTTGGCAAAGGCTCTGACCTGGGCGGCGGCTGTTCCACCATGGGAACCTTGTCTGGCGGCGGCAACATCATTATTTCAGTGGGTGAAAACTGCCTGATTGGCGCCAACGCCGGTATTGGTATTCCCCTGGGCGACCGCTGCACCATAGAAGCCGGCCTGTACCTGACGTCCGGCACCAAAGTGGCACTGCTAGACGACGCAGGCAAACTGGTGGAAGTCATCAAAGCCCGCGATCTGGCCAACAAGTCAGACCTGCTGTTCCGTCGTAACAGTGAAAACGGTGCAGTGGAATGCAAAACTAACAAGTCGGCCATCGAGCTGAACCACGAACTGCACGCCAACAACTGA
- a CDS encoding ArsC family reductase, with product MKLYGIRNCDTVKKARKWLGENGIEYQFHDFKKDGLSSELLATWEHSAGWETLLNRRGTTWRKLPEDIRENIDAASARRVMLDNPSIIKRPVVEFQGAVTVGFNADDWAARFKQ from the coding sequence ATAAAACTGTACGGCATTCGCAACTGCGACACGGTGAAAAAAGCCCGAAAATGGCTAGGCGAGAACGGCATTGAATATCAATTTCATGATTTCAAAAAAGACGGATTGAGCAGCGAACTGCTCGCCACCTGGGAGCATTCGGCCGGCTGGGAGACCCTGCTAAACCGCCGCGGCACTACTTGGCGCAAACTGCCAGAAGACATTCGCGAGAATATTGATGCCGCTTCTGCCCGCCGCGTCATGTTGGACAACCCTTCCATCATCAAACGGCCCGTGGTGGAGTTTCAGGGCGCGGTGACGGTCGGTTTTAATGCCGATGACTGGGCAGCGCGCTTTAAGCAATGA
- a CDS encoding cold-shock protein, with the protein MRNPAKAIVAALLIAIPAPFVLGFLLASFTPELFQILSQSETSSVANSTPFVLGSAQGIAAYVIAVVIFAIAGFITVAVSAKQPKAAPAKAAQPRAPAAPRRAPVPAQKNGNMHHDDDDDFDDSTPEGDEEGTVKWFNVKKGFGFIVRDSGDEIFVHFRAIRGSGRRVLRQGQLVRFSVIDADKGLQADNVSILSD; encoded by the coding sequence ATGCGTAATCCAGCCAAAGCGATCGTTGCTGCTTTATTGATCGCGATTCCCGCTCCCTTTGTTCTCGGTTTTTTGCTGGCTTCCTTTACCCCGGAGCTGTTCCAGATTCTTTCCCAGTCTGAAACCAGTTCCGTGGCCAACAGCACCCCCTTCGTTCTGGGCAGCGCCCAGGGTATCGCCGCTTACGTGATTGCCGTGGTGATATTTGCCATTGCCGGTTTTATCACCGTTGCGGTCAGCGCCAAACAACCGAAAGCTGCGCCCGCTAAAGCCGCCCAGCCTCGCGCACCTGCTGCGCCTCGTCGTGCCCCTGTACCGGCTCAAAAAAACGGTAACATGCACCACGACGACGATGACGACTTCGACGACAGCACTCCAGAGGGCGACGAAGAAGGCACCGTTAAATGGTTCAACGTGAAAAAAGGCTTTGGCTTTATTGTTCGCGACAGCGGTGATGAAATCTTTGTTCACTTCCGCGCTATTCGTGGCAGTGGTCGCCGCGTTTTGCGCCAAGGTCAACTTGTGCGCTTCAGCGTGATTGACGCCGACAAGGGCCTGCAGGCCGATAACGTGTCAATTCTCAGCGACTAA
- a CDS encoding enoyl-CoA hydratase yields the protein MTDPILIEKKDQVLIVRLNRPERKNALTHAMYTSMADAIDQAEADKDIRCILFTGSNECFTAGNDLNDFTKGLPGDFRETPVGRFLFVLVNATKPVVVAVNGPAVGIGTTMLLHCDMVMAGTNAGFQMPFASLGLCPEGGSSILLPMWIGRVRAAELLMLGGRFSAEEALRLGIINRVCEPEDTEAVAWEACQKLAAQAPAAIRATKELLKRPNREALEETMRVEGALFGERLKSPEAAESFRAFIEKRKPDFSRFS from the coding sequence GTGACAGACCCTATTCTGATTGAGAAAAAGGACCAGGTTTTAATCGTTCGCCTGAATCGCCCGGAGCGCAAGAACGCCCTTACCCACGCTATGTACACCAGCATGGCCGACGCAATCGATCAGGCCGAAGCCGACAAGGACATTCGCTGCATTCTGTTTACCGGCAGCAATGAGTGTTTCACCGCCGGCAACGATCTCAACGATTTCACCAAGGGCTTGCCCGGTGATTTCCGCGAAACCCCGGTGGGCCGTTTCCTGTTTGTGCTGGTTAACGCTACCAAACCGGTGGTTGTGGCGGTTAACGGGCCGGCGGTAGGCATTGGCACGACTATGTTGCTGCACTGCGACATGGTGATGGCAGGCACCAACGCCGGTTTCCAAATGCCATTTGCCAGCCTTGGCCTTTGTCCCGAAGGTGGCTCAAGCATTTTACTGCCCATGTGGATTGGCCGCGTACGGGCTGCTGAACTGCTGATGCTGGGTGGTCGTTTTAGTGCGGAAGAGGCTTTACGCCTGGGTATCATCAATCGCGTGTGCGAACCTGAAGACACGGAAGCGGTAGCCTGGGAGGCCTGTCAGAAACTGGCGGCACAGGCACCAGCGGCCATTCGGGCTACCAAAGAGCTGCTAAAACGGCCAAATCGGGAAGCTCTGGAAGAAACCATGCGGGTAGAAGGCGCGCTGTTCGGCGAACGCCTGAAGTCGCCGGAGGCGGCCGAATCCTTTCGCGCCTTTATAGAAAAGCGTAAGCCAGACTTCTCACGCTTTAGCTGA
- a CDS encoding SlyX family protein: MTDKPLEHRLDELEMRIAFQDDVINTLSEQMATQELELRQLWEAKQLLHRQLKEVSGSNLRSEEEETPPPHY, from the coding sequence ATGACGGATAAACCACTTGAACACCGGCTTGACGAGCTGGAAATGCGGATTGCGTTTCAGGACGACGTAATAAACACGCTGAGCGAGCAGATGGCGACTCAGGAGCTGGAGCTGCGTCAGCTGTGGGAAGCCAAGCAGTTACTGCATAGGCAGTTGAAAGAAGTGTCTGGTTCTAACCTTCGCAGTGAAGAGGAAGAAACCCCACCGCCCCATTATTGA
- a CDS encoding protein adenylyltransferase SelO, translated as MSSNGFRIEHRYLELPESFFTRVQPSPLKDAKMVCFNHDLARELGFHSNNPAQWEKVGGGSELLDGMEPVAMKYTGHQFGMYNPDLGDGRGLLLWETIAPNGQRWDWHLKGAGITPYSRFGDGRAVLRSTIREYLCSEAMHGLGIPTTRALFMVKAKDPIRRESIETAAALMRVAHSHIRFGHFEFAAHHQGPDTVKTLLEHVISLHFPELITLPEPERHQRWLETVVGRTARLIADWQTVGFCHGVMNSDNMSIIGDTFDYGPYAFMDNFDAGYICNHTDERGRYAYNRQPQIGFENCHYLARALLPVMGEDAVHDGLKHYESAYNIRFLQNMRDKLGLQQEDDSDMKLIMDTFSMLHEQKVDFTRFFRGLSTLYGRGHGPVRDLFTDRAIADAWLGRYEQRLEQETQAHDAREYAMGRVNPKYILRNYLAQQVILEAQNGDYQPLEELLAVLKKPFDEQTQYEERYAALPPDWGKGMSISCSS; from the coding sequence ATGAGTAGCAACGGTTTTCGCATAGAGCATCGCTACCTGGAACTCCCGGAGAGCTTCTTCACCCGCGTGCAACCCAGCCCGCTTAAAGACGCAAAAATGGTGTGTTTTAATCACGACCTGGCGCGGGAACTGGGTTTTCACAGTAACAACCCTGCCCAGTGGGAAAAGGTCGGTGGTGGCTCAGAGCTGCTGGACGGCATGGAACCGGTCGCCATGAAGTACACCGGCCACCAGTTCGGCATGTACAACCCGGATCTGGGCGACGGCCGCGGGCTGTTGCTATGGGAAACCATCGCGCCAAACGGTCAGCGCTGGGACTGGCACCTGAAAGGCGCGGGCATAACGCCCTACTCCCGCTTTGGCGACGGCCGCGCGGTGCTGCGCTCTACCATTCGTGAATACCTTTGCAGCGAAGCCATGCACGGGCTGGGCATTCCCACCACCCGCGCCCTGTTTATGGTAAAAGCCAAAGACCCGATACGCCGCGAATCCATTGAAACCGCCGCTGCGCTTATGCGGGTAGCCCACAGCCACATCCGGTTTGGCCACTTCGAATTTGCCGCTCATCACCAGGGGCCCGACACCGTAAAAACCCTGCTGGAGCACGTAATATCGCTGCATTTCCCGGAGCTGATCACACTGCCGGAACCCGAGCGCCATCAGCGCTGGCTCGAAACTGTGGTGGGCCGCACCGCGCGGCTGATCGCCGACTGGCAAACCGTGGGCTTCTGCCACGGTGTTATGAACAGCGATAACATGTCGATTATTGGCGATACCTTCGATTACGGCCCCTACGCCTTTATGGACAATTTTGACGCAGGCTACATCTGCAATCACACCGACGAGCGCGGCCGCTACGCCTACAACCGCCAGCCACAGATAGGCTTCGAAAACTGCCATTACCTGGCGCGGGCGTTGTTGCCGGTGATGGGTGAAGACGCCGTACACGACGGTTTGAAACACTATGAAAGCGCCTACAACATTCGTTTTTTGCAGAACATGCGGGACAAACTCGGGCTGCAGCAGGAAGATGACAGCGACATGAAGCTGATTATGGACACCTTCAGCATGTTGCACGAACAGAAGGTCGACTTCACCCGCTTCTTCCGCGGCCTGTCGACGCTGTATGGCCGCGGCCACGGGCCGGTGCGCGACCTGTTTACCGACCGCGCCATTGCAGATGCCTGGCTTGGCCGTTACGAACAGAGGCTGGAGCAGGAAACTCAGGCTCACGATGCCCGGGAATACGCCATGGGCCGGGTAAACCCGAAGTACATTTTGCGTAATTATTTGGCACAGCAGGTGATTCTGGAAGCGCAAAACGGGGATTATCAGCCGCTGGAGGAGCTGCTGGCGGTATTAAAGAAGCCGTTTGATGAACAAACCCAGTACGAAGAACGCTACGCTGCCCTGCCCCCGGATTGGGGCAAGGGCATGAGCATCAGCTGTTCGAGCTGA